In the genome of Streptomyces racemochromogenes, one region contains:
- a CDS encoding STAS domain-containing protein, with translation METHGARARSRVETWTDGEVRVVVMAGEFDMDSVGPLRTAMDPTTPGISRFVVDVTGVTFVDSTALSVLLQPALNRPVVLAGTVPARLARVLELTGAALVFASAPSVDEGKAMIIPPRG, from the coding sequence ATGGAAACCCACGGCGCACGGGCGCGCAGCCGCGTCGAGACCTGGACGGACGGGGAGGTTCGGGTCGTCGTCATGGCGGGTGAGTTCGACATGGACAGCGTGGGCCCCCTGCGGACCGCGATGGATCCCACGACTCCGGGCATCTCCCGGTTCGTCGTGGACGTCACCGGGGTCACCTTCGTCGACTCGACGGCGCTCAGCGTGCTGCTGCAGCCCGCGCTGAACCGCCCGGTGGTCCTCGCGGGGACCGTGCCGGCCAGGCTGGCGCGGGTCCTGGAACTCACCGGTGCCGCTCTGGTGTTCGCCTCCGCGCCCAGCGTGGACGAGGGGAAGG
- a CDS encoding response regulator → MTTPADRPRATPAEVLLVEDDAGDELMTREAFEDNKIGNVLHVVRDGLEALDFLYRRGEHADAPRPDLILLDLNLPKYDGRQVLERIKTDPDLSHIPVVVLTTSAAEEDILRSYKLHANAYVTKPVDLDQFIRAIQQIDDFFVTVVKLPRTR, encoded by the coding sequence ATGACCACTCCCGCCGACCGGCCCCGGGCCACCCCCGCCGAAGTCCTGCTGGTCGAGGACGACGCCGGCGACGAGCTGATGACCCGGGAGGCCTTCGAGGACAACAAGATCGGCAACGTGCTGCACGTCGTCCGGGACGGCCTGGAGGCCCTCGACTTCCTGTACCGGCGCGGCGAGCACGCCGACGCCCCCCGCCCGGATCTGATCCTGCTCGACCTGAACCTGCCCAAGTACGACGGGCGGCAGGTCCTGGAACGGATCAAGACGGACCCGGACCTGAGCCACATCCCCGTGGTCGTGCTCACCACCTCGGCGGCCGAGGAGGACATCCTGCGCAGCTACAAGCTGCACGCCAACGCGTACGTGACGAAGCCGGTGGACCTCGACCAGTTCATCCGGGCGATCCAGCAGATCGACGACTTCTTCGTCACGGTGGTCAAGCTCCCCCGCACGCGGTGA